Proteins encoded in a region of the Coffea eugenioides isolate CCC68of chromosome 4, Ceug_1.0, whole genome shotgun sequence genome:
- the LOC113767798 gene encoding uncharacterized protein LOC113767798 — protein MSLLETIIKASSGLARPDYESEYPIVLNPDPVFLNLKPENEDPIDRILVKKDDGWPIAQNDAERIELGRNFFKKLRRKLKNANSFTKDEFFEMFNPFLEKNGEILGISAEIGRREVGYSVKLVEKVGYLMGRDVRGLILEACIVLELWDVLESLIVNKLVLHSCVSNLVNNLIEKRRSDLIVLCVKHIGDIQTYEIMCILKYFLCPSKEGYESMVSVRKDWESQALLAIEKVSDKNLTGKKLSVARDASLLIMVAYDGFSVSELCLHYLLASKNVDDVILASCISKLNGLEMMSLIQYLSKWLNKYERFPQVSPCPKASSLLGLKVCEWIPSLQDVVRCLGLVIDEHFSSLVLHPEFHEEMRSLGGLASSLAAEARLCGSLANLTERLRTDHRG, from the exons ATGTCGTTACTAGAAACAATCATAAAAGCTTCATCCGGCCTGGCTCGGCCGGATTATGAGTCAGAGTACCCTATAGTTCTGAACCCAGACCCCGTTTTCCTGAACCTTAAGCCTGAAAATGAGGACCCAATTGATAGAATACTAGTTAAAAAGGATGATGGTTGGCCGATTGCGCAAAATGATGCTGAAAGAATTGAATTAGGCCGAAATTTCTTCAAGAAGTTGAGAAGAAAGCTGAAGAATGCTAACAGTTTCACTAAAGATGAGTTTTTTGAGATGTTCAATccatttttggagaaaaatgggGAGATATTAGGAATTTCGGCTGAAATTGGAAGGCGGGAGGTAGGTTATAGTGTGAAATTGGTTGAAAAGGTGGGATATTTAATGGGGAGAGATGTGAGGGGCTTAATTTTGGAGGCTTGTATTGTTTTGGAGCTCTGGGATGTTTTGGAGAGTTTGATTGTTAATAAGCTTGTTCTGCATTCCTGTGTTTCTAATTTGGTTAataatttgattgaaaaaagGAGGTCTGATTTGATTGTGTTGTGCGTTAAGCACATCGGTGACATTCAGACTTACGAAATTATGTGTATTTTGAAGTATTTTTTGTGTCCCTCAAAGGAGGGGTATGAGAGTATGGTTAGTGTGAGGAAGGATTGGGAGAGTCAAGCATTGTTAGCTATTGAAAAGGTTAGTGATAAGAATCTTACTGGGAAGAAATTGAGTGTGGCAAGGGATGCTTCTTTGTTGATTATGGTGGCATATGATGGATTCTCGGTATCAGAATTGTGCTTGCATTATTTGCTAGCGTCAAAGAATGTTGATGATGTGATATTGGCATCTTGTATTAGTAAGTTGAATGGTTTGGAAATGATGAGTTTGATTCAGTATTTGAGCAAGTGGTTGAACAAGTATGAGAGGTTTCCTCAAGTGAGTCCCTGTCCAAAGGCATCTTCATTGTTGGGGCTGAAAGTTTGTGAATGGATTCCAAGTCTTCAAGACGTTGTCAGGTGTCTTGGTTTGGTTATAGATGAGCACTTTTCTTCTTTGGTTCTGCATCCCGAGTTTCATGAGGAGATGAGATCCTTAGGAGGACTGGCTAGTTCTTTAGCTGCAGAAGCAAGGCTCTGTGGTTCTCTGGCAAATTTGACTGAGAGGTTGAGAACAGATCATAGAG GCTAA